One genomic region from Bradyrhizobium icense encodes:
- a CDS encoding DUF599 domain-containing protein: MGAYWVDIAAVAFFIVEWLAYGFTLEHTAYGRSSLSARMNAYREVWVRNMLDREARMVDMQIMASLQNGTAFFASTSLIAIGGGLALLRATNDALAVLRELPVDLTPSPALWEIKCVGLILIFIYAFFKFAWSYRLFNYVAILLGAMPPSSQRDTAEAEAHVMRTTRLFEAAGRHFNRGQRAFFFALGYLGWFVSPWVLLLTTALVVIVTWRRQFASNAWRAMGN; this comes from the coding sequence ATGGGCGCCTATTGGGTCGATATCGCCGCCGTCGCGTTCTTCATCGTCGAATGGCTGGCCTATGGCTTCACGCTCGAGCACACGGCTTACGGCCGCAGCAGCCTGTCGGCGCGCATGAACGCCTATCGCGAGGTCTGGGTGCGCAACATGCTCGACCGCGAGGCGCGGATGGTCGACATGCAGATCATGGCCTCGCTGCAGAACGGCACGGCCTTCTTCGCCTCCACCAGCCTGATCGCGATTGGCGGTGGGCTGGCGCTGTTGCGCGCCACCAACGACGCCTTGGCCGTGCTTCGCGAGTTGCCGGTCGATCTCACCCCCTCGCCCGCGCTGTGGGAGATCAAATGCGTCGGGCTGATCCTGATCTTCATCTACGCCTTCTTCAAATTCGCCTGGTCGTATCGCCTGTTCAACTATGTCGCGATCCTGCTCGGCGCGATGCCGCCCTCCTCGCAGCGCGACACGGCGGAGGCCGAAGCCCATGTGATGCGCACGACACGCCTGTTCGAGGCGGCGGGGAGGCATTTCAACCGTGGCCAGCGCGCGTTCTTCTTCGCGCTCGGTTATCTCGGCTGGTTCGTCAGCCCCTGGGTGTTGCTGCTGACGACCGCGCTCGTCGTCATTGTGACCTGGCGGCGGCAGTTCGCCTCGAACGCCTGGCGCGCGATGGGAAACTGA
- a CDS encoding helix-turn-helix domain-containing protein translates to MQRLRLKADGRIVELRDGQEFPLAPTMPLTATVMPDATPGEAALPAVRDLRRRACLTQIEFAARLGVPVETIRNWEQGKRVPRGPARALLAVIAHSPETVFAALATEPSPA, encoded by the coding sequence ATGCAGCGCTTGCGGCTGAAAGCGGACGGACGGATCGTCGAACTGCGAGATGGGCAGGAGTTTCCGCTTGCGCCGACGATGCCTTTAACTGCGACCGTCATGCCTGACGCAACGCCAGGCGAAGCCGCGCTGCCCGCCGTGCGTGACCTTCGTCGTCGTGCCTGCCTGACCCAGATCGAATTCGCGGCGCGGCTAGGCGTGCCCGTCGAAACCATTCGGAATTGGGAGCAGGGCAAGCGCGTACCGCGCGGGCCGGCGCGAGCGCTGCTCGCTGTGATCGCTCATTCGCCGGAAACCGTTTTCGCGGCGCTGGCCACGGAACCGTCGCCCGCCTAG
- a CDS encoding glutathione S-transferase family protein has protein sequence MLKLVIGNKNYSSWSMRPWLALRANDIPFEEVFIPLYTNDKADKDRIVNFSDSGKVPALIDGDVTVWDSLAIIEYLAEKYPQAKLWPEERARRAHARSISAEMHSGFMPLRNECGMNLHRPVGAVDLSDDARANVARIQEIWSDCHRRYGKDGPFLFGALCGADAMFAPVVHRFRTYAIEVRGEAKHYFDAMMSLPAFQEWTRAGLAETLVIERFETV, from the coding sequence ATGTTGAAATTGGTCATCGGCAACAAGAACTATTCATCATGGTCGATGCGGCCATGGCTGGCGCTGCGCGCCAATGACATCCCCTTTGAGGAGGTGTTCATCCCGCTCTACACCAACGACAAGGCCGACAAGGACCGGATCGTGAACTTTTCGGATTCGGGCAAAGTGCCGGCGCTGATCGACGGCGACGTGACGGTGTGGGATTCGCTCGCGATCATCGAGTATCTCGCCGAGAAATATCCGCAGGCGAAGCTGTGGCCGGAAGAGCGCGCCCGCCGGGCGCATGCGCGTTCGATTTCGGCGGAAATGCATTCGGGCTTCATGCCGCTGCGCAACGAATGCGGCATGAACCTGCACCGTCCAGTCGGCGCGGTCGATCTGTCGGACGATGCACGCGCCAACGTGGCGCGCATTCAGGAGATCTGGTCCGATTGTCATCGCCGTTACGGCAAGGACGGACCGTTCCTGTTCGGTGCGCTCTGCGGGGCAGACGCGATGTTTGCGCCGGTGGTGCATCGCTTTCGCACCTATGCGATTGAGGTGAGGGGCGAGGCGAAACACTATTTCGATGCAATGATGTCGTTGCCGGCATTCCAGGAATGGACCCGCGCCGGCCTTGCCGAAACGCTCGTGATCGAACGGTTCGAGACGGTGTGA
- a CDS encoding polysaccharide deacetylase family protein, producing MIASVFEVRRERRWAALCMGALACLTVQAASAAECPGHPDAIGTSRTIVVDPRAYPIIGTMQYGKTLPLEDHEVVLTFDDGPLPKYSNQILDILAAHCAKATFFLVGSQANASPEGVRKVRDAGHTVATHSQNHPAGMDRLPFDRSKQEIEQGIASVTAALGDGTAPAPFLRIPGLRRTDEIEKFAASKGLQLWSADFPADDWRDVSAARVYELALKRLEAKGKGILLLHDIQPRTVTALPKILSELKARGYRIVHVMPATPERPATPTEPQQWQLRPPSEMVAGSRWPKVSKFAVAGPAVLPVPALSDLDWHTADLGARVSRRGRGVSLPPATPWPRQTSLPPVGTLAALPIPAASVFNIPESTRVAMLALSARRTTSIAQVRSTEVSSAGLAGKSRRHDRATTAQAPVPAEQAAQAPEGASGAAPKPAAQAKRNARSVRVAGLKKR from the coding sequence ATGATTGCTAGCGTATTCGAAGTTCGCCGAGAGCGGCGATGGGCCGCCTTGTGCATGGGAGCGCTGGCCTGCCTCACCGTACAAGCAGCTTCCGCCGCCGAGTGCCCCGGTCATCCCGACGCCATCGGCACGTCACGCACCATCGTCGTCGATCCGCGCGCCTATCCCATCATCGGCACCATGCAGTATGGCAAGACGCTGCCGCTCGAAGACCATGAGGTGGTGCTGACCTTCGACGACGGACCGCTGCCGAAATACAGCAACCAGATTCTCGATATTCTCGCCGCCCACTGCGCGAAGGCGACCTTCTTCCTGGTCGGCAGCCAAGCCAACGCCAGTCCGGAAGGCGTGCGCAAGGTTCGCGATGCCGGACACACGGTCGCCACCCACAGCCAGAATCATCCCGCCGGCATGGATCGCCTGCCGTTCGACCGCTCCAAACAGGAGATCGAACAAGGCATCGCATCGGTGACCGCGGCGCTCGGCGATGGTACCGCGCCCGCGCCGTTTCTGCGCATTCCCGGCCTACGCCGCACCGACGAGATCGAGAAATTCGCCGCTTCCAAGGGACTTCAGCTCTGGAGCGCCGATTTCCCGGCCGATGACTGGCGCGATGTGTCCGCCGCACGCGTTTATGAGCTGGCGCTCAAGCGGCTGGAGGCCAAGGGAAAAGGCATCCTGCTGCTGCACGACATTCAGCCGCGCACGGTCACGGCGCTGCCGAAGATCCTGAGCGAACTGAAGGCGCGCGGCTATCGCATCGTCCATGTGATGCCGGCGACGCCGGAGCGTCCGGCGACGCCGACCGAGCCGCAGCAATGGCAGTTGCGTCCGCCGTCGGAAATGGTGGCGGGTTCGCGCTGGCCGAAGGTCTCGAAATTCGCTGTTGCCGGCCCCGCCGTGCTGCCCGTCCCTGCGTTGTCCGATCTCGACTGGCACACGGCCGATCTCGGCGCGCGCGTTTCGCGGCGGGGGCGCGGTGTATCCCTGCCACCGGCAACGCCTTGGCCGCGCCAAACGAGTTTGCCGCCGGTCGGCACGCTGGCCGCGCTGCCGATTCCGGCGGCGAGTGTTTTCAATATCCCGGAATCGACTCGCGTAGCCATGCTGGCCTTGTCCGCGCGGCGGACGACGTCGATTGCGCAAGTTCGGTCAACGGAAGTCTCCTCGGCAGGGCTCGCCGGGAAATCTCGTCGCCACGACCGCGCAACGACCGCTCAAGCGCCGGTACCTGCCGAGCAGGCCGCTCAGGCGCCGGAGGGCGCCAGCGGAGCCGCGCCGAAGCCGGCGGCACAAGCCAAACGGAATGCGCGGTCCGTTCGCGTTGCGGGCTTGAAAAAGCGCTGA
- the panC gene encoding pantoate--beta-alanine ligase, whose product MSRSPMVVRNVPALRRAVEALRARKAAVALVPTMGALHDGHLSLVRLARRRAQKVVVSIFVNPTQFAPTEDFGSYPRTWKADLAKLTAEKVDLVWNPDVKAMYPDGFATRIVPEGPATAGLEDRFRPHFFGGVATVVGKLFTQVRPDVAIFGEKDFQQLRVVTQMAADLDLGVKVIGSRTVRERDGLAMSSRNVYLSAEERQTAPTLYRAMKESAKRLKAGEELEAAMEAGRGLITAAGFALDYFEARHAATLAPIASIKDGPVRILVAAKLGTTRLIDNIGV is encoded by the coding sequence ATGTCGCGAAGTCCCATGGTCGTCCGTAACGTTCCCGCATTGCGCCGCGCCGTCGAGGCCTTGCGCGCCCGCAAGGCAGCCGTCGCGCTGGTACCGACCATGGGTGCGCTTCATGACGGACACTTGTCGCTGGTCCGCCTCGCCAGGCGCCGCGCACAGAAAGTCGTCGTCTCGATCTTCGTTAACCCGACGCAGTTCGCGCCGACGGAGGATTTCGGCTCATACCCGCGCACCTGGAAGGCCGACCTCGCCAAACTCACCGCCGAGAAGGTCGACCTGGTCTGGAATCCGGACGTCAAGGCGATGTACCCGGACGGCTTCGCCACAAGGATCGTGCCCGAAGGTCCGGCTACCGCCGGGCTCGAGGATCGTTTCCGCCCGCATTTCTTTGGCGGCGTCGCCACCGTGGTTGGCAAGCTGTTCACGCAGGTCCGGCCGGACGTCGCGATCTTCGGCGAGAAGGACTTCCAGCAACTGCGGGTGGTGACGCAGATGGCCGCCGATCTCGACCTCGGCGTCAAGGTGATCGGCTCGCGCACCGTGCGGGAACGCGACGGGCTCGCGATGTCCTCGCGCAACGTCTACCTCTCGGCCGAGGAACGCCAGACGGCACCGACGCTCTATCGCGCCATGAAGGAAAGCGCCAAGCGGCTGAAGGCCGGCGAGGAGTTAGAGGCCGCGATGGAGGCCGGCCGCGGGCTGATCACGGCCGCCGGCTTCGCGCTGGACTATTTCGAGGCCCGTCACGCCGCGACGCTGGCGCCGATCGCATCGATCAAGGACGGACCGGTGCGGATCCTCGTCGCCGCCAAGCTCGGCACGACCCGCCTGATCGACAACATCGGCGTCTAG
- a CDS encoding DUF1489 family protein — protein MPLHLIKLAVGCESVKELKGWVAERMATAKKKGLPLRHVHITRMTPKRDGEILAGGSLYWVIKGEIAAREKIIAIEPFRDKDGIGRCRLVMQPKVFAVSPRPMRPFQGWRYLTEDAAPPDLTKSSAASVAAMPEPMRRELRDLGLL, from the coding sequence ATGCCGCTTCACCTCATCAAGCTCGCCGTTGGCTGCGAGTCGGTCAAAGAACTCAAAGGGTGGGTTGCCGAACGCATGGCAACCGCCAAGAAAAAGGGTCTGCCGCTTCGTCACGTCCACATCACGCGGATGACGCCGAAGCGCGACGGCGAAATCCTCGCCGGCGGCTCGCTCTACTGGGTAATCAAGGGTGAAATCGCCGCGCGCGAAAAGATCATCGCGATCGAGCCGTTCCGCGACAAGGACGGTATCGGGCGGTGCCGCCTGGTGATGCAGCCCAAGGTGTTTGCAGTCTCGCCACGGCCGATGCGCCCGTTCCAGGGCTGGCGCTATTTGACCGAGGACGCAGCACCCCCGGACCTCACCAAATCCTCCGCCGCCAGCGTCGCCGCGATGCCGGAACCGATGCGGCGCGAATTGCGCGATCTGGGGCTGCTCTGA
- a CDS encoding helix-turn-helix transcriptional regulator produces MAEPGTNSRQSELGDFLRSRRQKLTPKAVGLSGGRRRRTPGLRREEVAELAGIGVDWYIRLEQGRSVSPSAATIDALARALRLTRAEHRHLRELTQNADRRAFVREAVPPAVRRTVEQINLPAYVTGRRWDILDWNAAADEIFAFSRLAEADRNSLLSVLTNPATRRLFGASWADEAQRMVAQFRATHDLWAGDPAFRDLLTRLREGCPEFTGWWEAHDVSGVAAGRKSLTHPKKGRLKLEYASFQANDDPALKLVIYTTA; encoded by the coding sequence ATGGCGGAACCAGGAACGAATTCGAGACAAAGCGAACTCGGCGACTTCCTGCGGTCGCGGCGGCAGAAGCTGACGCCGAAGGCGGTCGGTCTGTCCGGCGGCCGGCGGCGCCGCACGCCCGGCCTGCGGCGGGAGGAAGTGGCCGAGCTCGCCGGTATCGGCGTCGACTGGTACATCCGCCTCGAGCAGGGACGGTCCGTCAGCCCTTCGGCAGCAACGATCGATGCACTGGCGCGCGCGCTGCGGCTAACCAGGGCCGAACACCGGCATCTGAGGGAGCTGACTCAAAATGCCGATCGGCGTGCCTTTGTCCGCGAGGCCGTTCCACCCGCGGTCCGCCGCACAGTCGAGCAGATCAACCTGCCGGCCTATGTTACCGGCCGGCGCTGGGACATCCTCGACTGGAATGCGGCGGCCGACGAAATCTTTGCGTTCAGCCGGCTCGCCGAAGCCGACCGCAACAGCCTGCTCTCGGTATTGACCAATCCCGCAACCAGGCGGCTGTTCGGCGCATCATGGGCAGATGAGGCCCAGCGCATGGTCGCCCAGTTCAGGGCGACGCATGATCTGTGGGCCGGCGATCCGGCCTTTCGCGACCTGCTGACGCGCCTTCGCGAAGGCTGTCCGGAATTCACTGGCTGGTGGGAGGCACACGACGTCAGCGGTGTCGCGGCAGGACGAAAATCCTTGACCCATCCCAAAAAGGGCCGGCTCAAACTGGAGTATGCGAGTTTCCAGGCCAACGACGACCCGGCCTTGAAGCTCGTCATTTACACGACGGCTTAA
- a CDS encoding alcohol dehydrogenase catalytic domain-containing protein, with amino-acid sequence MKAAVLNAFGSPLAIETLPDPLLGTGEVIVDVMASRVLAYANEVLGGQRKYMLELPVVPGPGAIGRVRATGPDATRLRPGDWVYCDPTVRSRDNALSPDIALQGLTAGSEGGLHLQRYFHNGAWAEQMRVPTENAVPIGAIDEKDAIRWCALGTLLVPFGGFLAAQLQAGEIALVNGATGSFGSAAVAVALGMGAQCVVATGRNEQALAELTGRFGARVRTVPMRGHEAEDRANILQAAPGPIDCVLDILPPAANAVQARTAIMAVRPYGRVALMGGVGMLGGAGLDLPYPWMMRNCITVQGQWMYPPHATVLMTGLIRAGLVNLDHFEITAFGLDRANEAVAHAAAHSGPFKMTVIQPR; translated from the coding sequence ATGAAGGCTGCCGTTCTGAACGCGTTCGGATCGCCGCTTGCGATCGAGACCCTCCCCGATCCGCTGCTCGGCACCGGCGAGGTTATTGTCGACGTCATGGCGAGCCGCGTCCTGGCCTACGCCAACGAGGTCCTCGGCGGTCAGCGAAAATACATGCTGGAACTCCCCGTGGTGCCCGGCCCCGGCGCAATCGGCCGTGTCCGTGCCACCGGTCCTGACGCGACCCGCCTTCGGCCCGGCGATTGGGTCTATTGCGATCCGACCGTGCGTTCGCGCGACAATGCGCTATCGCCCGACATTGCCCTGCAGGGCCTCACCGCCGGCAGCGAGGGCGGGCTGCACCTGCAACGGTATTTCCACAACGGCGCCTGGGCCGAGCAGATGCGCGTGCCGACGGAAAACGCGGTTCCGATCGGCGCCATCGACGAGAAGGATGCAATCCGCTGGTGTGCGCTCGGCACCCTGCTCGTACCTTTCGGCGGCTTCCTCGCCGCACAACTGCAAGCCGGAGAGATCGCGCTGGTCAACGGCGCCACCGGCAGCTTCGGCAGCGCCGCCGTCGCCGTGGCGTTGGGGATGGGCGCGCAGTGCGTGGTCGCGACTGGGCGGAACGAGCAGGCGCTGGCTGAGCTGACAGGGCGGTTCGGTGCCCGCGTCCGGACCGTGCCGATGCGCGGCCACGAGGCCGAGGATCGCGCCAACATCCTGCAGGCGGCGCCTGGCCCGATCGACTGCGTACTCGACATCCTCCCGCCGGCGGCCAACGCGGTGCAGGCGCGAACCGCCATCATGGCGGTGCGGCCTTACGGGCGGGTGGCGCTCATGGGCGGCGTCGGCATGCTCGGCGGCGCCGGCCTCGACCTCCCCTACCCCTGGATGATGCGAAACTGCATCACCGTGCAGGGGCAATGGATGTACCCGCCGCATGCGACCGTGCTGATGACCGGCCTGATCCGCGCCGGCCTGGTCAATCTCGATCATTTTGAGATTACCGCGTTCGGTCTCGACCGCGCCAACGAGGCGGTCGCGCATGCCGCCGCTCACAGCGGTCCGTTCAAAATGACGGTTATCCAGCCGCGATAG
- a CDS encoding division plane positioning ATPase MipZ — MLLQASQGQFGSAHVVVLGNEKGGSGKSTTALHIAVALMKAGQRVATIDLDCRQQSFTRYIANRSAWARRTGLDLEIPVHYCIKLGETMQIADNENSEFQQFAAAVGTVERAFDFIVIDTPGSDSYLMRLAHSMADTLVTPINDSFLDFDVLGTVDPATYSVTGESHYAEMVRDVRRKRRQLDGATTDWIVVRNRLSMIGSRNKQLVADSLKDLSLRLGFRSIDGFAERVVYREFFPRGLTALDDIDEATLGTRPSMGHVTAREEVTSLLRQLKLPLDERGRRRAANRAEWFTQVDKPLEVHDIIGDILSA; from the coding sequence ATGTTGCTTCAGGCGAGTCAGGGTCAATTCGGTTCGGCGCATGTCGTCGTGCTCGGCAACGAGAAGGGCGGTTCCGGAAAATCCACCACCGCCCTGCACATTGCTGTTGCCCTGATGAAGGCCGGGCAGCGCGTCGCCACCATCGACCTTGACTGCCGCCAACAGAGTTTCACCCGCTACATCGCCAACCGAAGCGCGTGGGCACGCCGCACCGGTCTCGATCTCGAAATCCCCGTGCACTATTGCATCAAGCTCGGCGAGACGATGCAGATCGCCGACAATGAAAACTCCGAGTTCCAGCAGTTCGCGGCGGCGGTCGGCACGGTCGAACGCGCCTTCGATTTCATCGTCATCGACACGCCCGGTTCGGACTCCTATCTGATGCGGCTGGCGCATTCGATGGCCGATACGCTGGTGACCCCGATCAACGACAGCTTCCTCGATTTCGACGTCCTCGGCACCGTCGATCCCGCGACTTATTCCGTGACCGGCGAGAGCCACTACGCGGAGATGGTCCGCGATGTCAGGCGCAAGCGCCGCCAGCTCGACGGCGCCACCACCGATTGGATCGTGGTGCGCAACCGCCTGTCGATGATCGGATCGCGAAACAAGCAGCTCGTCGCCGACAGCCTGAAGGACCTTTCGCTGCGGCTCGGCTTCCGTTCCATCGACGGGTTTGCCGAGCGGGTGGTCTACCGCGAATTCTTCCCGCGCGGCCTGACGGCGCTCGACGACATCGACGAAGCCACGCTCGGTACGCGGCCCAGCATGGGCCATGTTACGGCGCGTGAGGAGGTGACCAGCCTGTTGCGCCAGCTCAAGCTGCCGCTCGACGAGCGCGGCCGCCGCCGGGCCGCCAACCGCGCCGAATGGTTCACCCAGGTCGACAAGCCGCTCGAAGTCCACGACATCATTGGCGACATCCTCAGTGCCTGA
- a CDS encoding aldo/keto reductase: MLFVEANGARIPAIGLGTWELRGRACARIVEQALRLGYRHIDTAQVYDNEREVGEGLRAAGVKRDQVFLTTKVWPSHFAPHDLERSAKESLVRLRLTEVDLLLLHWPNPQVPLVETLGALARIRQQGLARHIGVSNFTVALIEEAVAACPEPLVCDQVEYHPYLDQTKVKEACAGHGMALVAYSPVVRGRIKSDRAMQRIGERYRKTAAQICLRWLVQQGVAAIPRTSKLERLSENIEIFDFELSEEDMQEISAMGSAGGRLTDFGFAPKWD, translated from the coding sequence ATGCTGTTTGTCGAAGCCAATGGCGCAAGAATTCCGGCGATCGGGCTGGGTACCTGGGAATTGCGTGGACGCGCCTGCGCGCGGATCGTCGAGCAGGCATTGCGGCTCGGCTATCGCCACATCGACACCGCACAGGTGTATGACAACGAACGCGAGGTCGGCGAGGGGCTGCGGGCTGCGGGTGTGAAGCGCGATCAGGTTTTTCTCACCACCAAGGTCTGGCCCTCGCATTTCGCGCCCCACGATCTGGAGCGTTCTGCCAAGGAAAGCCTGGTGCGGCTACGCCTGACCGAGGTCGATCTGTTGCTGCTGCACTGGCCGAACCCGCAGGTGCCGCTGGTGGAGACGCTGGGTGCGCTGGCACGGATCAGGCAGCAAGGGCTCGCGCGGCATATCGGCGTGTCCAATTTCACCGTGGCCTTGATCGAGGAGGCGGTGGCGGCATGCCCGGAACCGCTGGTCTGCGACCAGGTCGAGTACCATCCCTATCTCGACCAGACCAAGGTGAAGGAAGCTTGCGCGGGTCATGGCATGGCGCTGGTAGCCTATAGTCCGGTCGTCAGGGGGCGCATCAAAAGCGATCGCGCGATGCAGCGGATCGGCGAACGCTATCGCAAGACGGCGGCGCAAATTTGCCTGCGCTGGCTGGTGCAGCAGGGCGTGGCGGCAATTCCGCGCACCTCGAAGCTCGAGCGGCTCTCGGAGAACATCGAGATCTTCGATTTCGAGCTGTCGGAAGAAGACATGCAGGAGATTTCCGCCATGGGCAGCGCGGGCGGCCGGCTCACGGATTTCGGCTTTGCGCCGAAATGGGATTGA
- a CDS encoding phytanoyl-CoA dioxygenase family protein yields the protein MPSNTIRHVRALSDAQLDQFVQDGFVRLDNAFPRRLAEEGRAILWRDTGCDPVDKKTWTRPVIRLGYYGQEPFREAVNTPVLHAAFDQLVGSGRWRPRADLGSFPVRFPHADDPGDTGWHVDLSFPSPSDDRDERNDFSSWRVNVTSRGRALLMLFLFSDVGEPDAPTRIRVGSHLDMARLLQPAGEAGMSHLMLADVAADHPEALAVGEPGTVYLCHPFLIHAAQPHRGSRPRFMAQPPLHPAEAVRLEREDGEYSPVEMAIRRALHPD from the coding sequence ATGCCTTCCAATACAATTCGACACGTGCGCGCGCTCAGCGACGCACAACTGGATCAGTTTGTCCAAGACGGGTTTGTCCGGCTGGACAACGCTTTCCCTCGGCGTCTTGCCGAGGAAGGCCGCGCCATTCTCTGGCGCGACACCGGATGCGATCCCGTTGACAAGAAGACCTGGACGCGGCCGGTGATCCGGCTCGGCTATTACGGACAGGAGCCGTTTCGGGAAGCGGTGAACACGCCGGTGCTCCACGCAGCCTTCGACCAGCTCGTTGGAAGCGGTCGCTGGCGGCCACGCGCGGACCTCGGCAGTTTTCCGGTGCGCTTCCCGCACGCCGACGATCCCGGCGACACCGGCTGGCACGTCGATCTCAGCTTCCCCAGCCCGTCGGATGACCGAGACGAGCGGAATGATTTCTCCTCGTGGCGGGTCAACGTGACATCGCGCGGCCGCGCGCTGCTGATGCTCTTCCTGTTTTCCGATGTTGGCGAACCGGATGCGCCGACCCGCATCCGGGTGGGCTCGCACCTCGATATGGCGCGATTGCTCCAACCTGCGGGCGAGGCCGGCATGTCGCACCTGATGCTCGCCGACGTGGCGGCCGATCATCCGGAAGCGCTGGCCGTCGGAGAGCCCGGCACGGTCTATTTATGCCATCCCTTCCTGATCCATGCCGCGCAACCGCACCGCGGTTCGAGGCCGCGCTTCATGGCGCAGCCGCCCCTGCACCCGGCCGAAGCTGTCCGGCTGGAACGGGAGGACGGCGAATATTCGCCGGTTGAAATGGCGATCCGGCGCGCGTTGCATCCGGACTAA
- the mgtE gene encoding magnesium transporter, with amino-acid sequence MAENIDVAQAAEAGPGQGSVLDHLLMRDEEGQLRREFVEEIARAIHAADRPLLCEVVAELHEADLGDLIAALEPEDRVTLVEITGTDFDFSALNEVDDAVREEILEELEPETVAEGVRELESDDAVQLLQGLDEEDQEEILEKLPPPERVAIERVLLYPENSAGRRMQTEFIAVPPDWTVGQAIDYMRDTPDLPDRFYEIYAVDSEQHWQGAVSLDTLLRARRPVPLVDLIEEDRRRVSVLDDQEEVARMFGKYNLVAAPVVDTTNRLVGVITIDDVVDVIEEEADEDLKALGGVTSDEELSDNVWTIARGRFNWLLVNLATAFLASSVLGLFEGQLEKMVALAVLAPIVASQGGNAATQTMTVAVRALATRELGSNNAFRVVMREAMVGLVNGLAFAVITGVAAVAWFKIPGLGVVIGLAIICNLVAGALGGILIPMVLERVRADPAVASGTFVTTITDVVGFFSFLGIATLWFGLK; translated from the coding sequence ATGGCCGAGAATATCGACGTTGCCCAAGCCGCCGAAGCGGGACCGGGTCAGGGATCGGTGCTCGACCATCTCCTGATGCGGGACGAGGAGGGGCAGCTCCGCCGCGAGTTCGTCGAGGAGATTGCGCGCGCGATCCACGCCGCCGACCGGCCGCTGTTGTGCGAGGTGGTGGCGGAACTGCACGAGGCTGATCTCGGCGATTTGATCGCGGCCCTCGAGCCCGAGGACCGTGTCACCCTCGTCGAGATCACGGGCACCGATTTCGACTTCTCGGCGCTCAACGAGGTCGACGACGCCGTCCGCGAGGAGATCCTCGAGGAACTCGAACCGGAGACGGTTGCCGAGGGCGTCCGCGAACTGGAGTCAGATGACGCCGTCCAGTTGCTCCAGGGCCTCGACGAGGAAGACCAGGAAGAGATCCTCGAGAAACTGCCGCCGCCTGAGCGCGTCGCAATCGAGCGCGTGCTGCTCTATCCGGAAAATTCCGCCGGCCGCCGGATGCAGACCGAGTTTATCGCGGTGCCGCCGGATTGGACCGTCGGGCAGGCGATCGACTACATGCGCGACACGCCCGATCTGCCCGACCGCTTCTACGAGATCTACGCGGTCGATTCCGAACAGCACTGGCAGGGCGCGGTTTCGCTCGACACCCTGTTGCGGGCGCGCCGGCCGGTGCCGCTCGTCGACCTGATCGAGGAAGACCGCCGCCGGGTCTCGGTGCTGGACGACCAGGAAGAGGTCGCTCGGATGTTCGGCAAGTATAACCTGGTCGCGGCACCCGTCGTCGATACCACCAACCGGCTGGTCGGCGTCATCACCATCGACGATGTCGTCGACGTCATCGAGGAAGAGGCCGATGAAGACCTGAAGGCGCTCGGCGGCGTCACCAGCGACGAAGAATTGTCCGACAATGTCTGGACCATCGCGCGTGGCCGATTCAACTGGCTCCTGGTCAATCTGGCGACCGCATTTCTGGCGTCCTCCGTGCTCGGCCTGTTCGAGGGCCAGCTCGAGAAGATGGTGGCGCTCGCCGTGCTGGCTCCGATCGTGGCCAGCCAGGGCGGTAATGCTGCGACCCAGACCATGACGGTGGCGGTGCGTGCGCTGGCGACCCGCGAGCTCGGTTCCAACAACGCCTTCCGGGTCGTCATGCGCGAGGCAATGGTCGGCCTGGTCAACGGCCTCGCCTTTGCCGTCATCACCGGCGTTGCCGCGGTGGCATGGTTCAAGATCCCGGGCCTGGGTGTCGTGATCGGGCTGGCCATCATCTGCAACCTGGTTGCCGGTGCGCTCGGCGGCATCTTGATCCCGATGGTGCTGGAACGCGTGCGTGCCGATCCGGCAGTGGCCTCGGGAACCTTCGTCACAACCATCACCGACGTGGTCGGCTTCTTCTCGTTCCTCGGTATTGCCACGCTGTGGTTCGGGCTGAAGTAA